The genomic DNA AACAGAAACCGGCGAACGACGATGACATCGATTCGATCCACGGTCGACAACGTCGGTCGTTCCCATGGTATCGCCGTCGAAAGATCGGAACCGCGAGCGGTTCGTGGCTGAACGACCGGCGGGTCATGTGGGGTTTCAACCGCGGGACGGGCTGATAATCTAGTGCTTTCGCTTTCGGAGTGACGATTGGCGAGCGCGAGTTTTGTTTCACCGCATCCATTTATTACGAACCTAAAAGATCATGAGCGATAACGCAGCCTTTGGCGATCGGTTGGCGGCAGCCGTCACGGAAAAAAAGTCGGTCGTCTGTGTGGGATTGGATCCACGTTTTGGGCAATTGCCAGCCGGCCTACGCGATGCAGCGGAGGCCAGCCCGCAGGGGCGTGCGGCGGCGTTCAGCCAATTTTGTCGTGAGATCATCGACGTCGTGGCGCCGCTGGTGCCGGTCGTCAAACCGCAGGCGGCCTTCTTCGAACAATTGGGCCCTCACGGAATGATGGCCTTGGCCGAAACGATCGAATATGCCCATCGCAGCGGTTTGATGGTCATCCTGGATGGCAAACGGAACGATATCGGTTCCACCGCTGCGGCTTATGCGTCGGCCTATCTGGGCGCGGGAGACCGGAGCGCTTGGGGCAGCGACGCATTGACGGTCAGTCCTTACTTGGGCGCCGACAGCATCGAACCGTTTGTCGAAGTGTGCGATTCCCGCCAGGCAGGCATCTTTGTGTTGGTAAAGACCTCGAATCCGGGCGGTGGTCTGCTGCAAGATCGCCGTGGCGAGGATGGCAGCGTCTACGAAGCGGTCGCCAACCTGGTCACGCAACAGAACGCGGATCGTATTGGAAAAAGTGGCTACGGGCCGGTCGGAGCGGTTGTGGGGGCGACATACCCCGAACAGCTTGCCGAACTGCGTCAGCGGATGCCATCGGCGTGGATCTTGATTCCTGGCTTCGGCGCTCAAGGCGGATC from Rosistilla carotiformis includes the following:
- the pyrF gene encoding orotidine-5'-phosphate decarboxylase — its product is MSDNAAFGDRLAAAVTEKKSVVCVGLDPRFGQLPAGLRDAAEASPQGRAAAFSQFCREIIDVVAPLVPVVKPQAAFFEQLGPHGMMALAETIEYAHRSGLMVILDGKRNDIGSTAAAYASAYLGAGDRSAWGSDALTVSPYLGADSIEPFVEVCDSRQAGIFVLVKTSNPGGGLLQDRRGEDGSVYEAVANLVTQQNADRIGKSGYGPVGAVVGATYPEQLAELRQRMPSAWILIPGFGAQGGSAADVAAGFDDQGLGAVVNNSRHIIFAHERAEFKDQYGDARWQAAVEAATRQMNDQLKR